The DNA region CGAGGAACTTGTGGCTGGCCGCGATGCCATCGCCGCCACCCAGCGGGTGGCGAATGGCTGGATGGGCCGCTCGCCCGACTACAAGGCCGCCTTCCTGGGCACGCTGGGGGCCAATGCGAGCTTCTACGGCGAATATGCCGGCAATGCGAAGACCTGGTATGACCGCACGCAGGAGCGGCTGGACTACTGGAACCACGCCATCGTTAACCCGCCGATCGACCGCCACCTGCCCGTCGAGGAGACCGGCGACGTCTACATGCAGGTGGAGAAGGAAACCGATGCCGGCCTGATCGTCTCGGGTGCCAAGGTGGTTGCCACCGGCTCGGCCCTGACGCACTATAATTTCATCGCCCACTACGGAATCCCGATCAAGGAGAAGAAGTTTGCCCTGACCTTCACGGCTCCGATGGACAGCGCCGGCGTCAAGCTGATCAGCCGCGCTTCCTACGAGCTGAACGCGGCGGTCATGGGCACGCCCTTCGACTATCCGCTCTCCAGCCGGATGGATGAGAACGACGCGATCCTCGTGTTCGACAAGGTGCTGGTGCCCTGGGAGAACATCTTCATCTATGGCGACATCGAGAAGATCAACGCCTTCTTCCCCGCCTCGGGCTTCGTGCCGCGTTTCACGCTGCACGGTACCACGCGGCTGGCGGTGAAACTCGATTTCATCTCCGCCCTCTTTTCCATGGCGCTGGAGGCGACCGGCTCGGGCGCCTTCCGCGGCCCGCAGACCGCCGTGGGCGAGGTGCTGGGCTGGCGCAACCTGTTCTGGGGCCTGTCGGACGCGATGGTGAAGAGCCCGGTCCCGTGGCAGGGAACCGATGGCTACGTTCTGCCCAACATGAACTACGGCCTTGCCTATCGCATCTTCGCACCGATGGCCTACAGCCGGATCAAGGAACTGATCGAGCGCCATGTCGCCTCGGGGCTGATCTACCTGCCGTCCTCGTCGCTCGACTTCGCTTCGGATGCGGTGCGGCCCTATCTCGACCGGTTCGTGCGCGGCTCGAACGGCATGGCAGCAGTGGACCGCGTCAAGCTCCTGAAGCTCCTCTGGGATGCGATGGGCTCGGAATTCGGCGGGCGGCATGAGCTTTACGAGGCAAACTATGCCGGCAACTACGAGAACATCCGCATCGAGACCATGCTGACCGCGCAGGCGACCGGCGAGATGGCCACCCTTCAACAGATGGTGCACAACTACATGGCCGAATACGACCTGACCGGCTGGACCGCGCCCGACCTCATCAACCCCTGGGACGTGAACCGCCTGAAGGCGGGTTTCCAGGGCTGAGGCCACGGGTTCAAGTCCGTGAGGGCGGCCGATCATCCCGGCCGCCCCTTGCAAGAGGAGGAGCGGATGGGTCTGGATTTCTCCGGGGTTCCGGCCCAGGTCGTCACCGACCGGCAAGTCATGCTGCCTGCCAGCGTTGCGGCCCTCGGGGCCTTCGACGGGGTACATCGCGGGCATCAGGCGCTGATCCGGGCTGCCGTGGACTCGGCGCGGGAGCAGGGTCGGCCCGCCGTGGTCTGGACCTTCGATCCGCCACCCAAGGTGCATTTCGGTCGCGCGGCGCAGCTTTTGCCGCTGGCGGAAAAGCTCGCGCGGATCGCGGCGCTCGGCCCCGACTTTATCGTCGTCGCCCAGTTCAATGACTGCTACGCCCGCCGTAGCGCCGACGATTTCCTGGCCGATCTGGGTCGGATCGGGCCTGTGCAGATCCATGTCGGCGCCGATTTCCGCTTTGGCGCGCGGCAGGCAGGCGATGTGGCGCTTCTGGCGCGGCATTTCAGCGTCGTCGAGGCCCCGGTCACCTGCTGCACGGCAGGAGAAACGATCTCGTCCAGCCGGATCCGTGGGCTCCAGGCCTCCGGGCGCGCTGCCGAAGCCGTGCCCCTGCTGGCCGCCCCGCTGCCCTTGCATGCTATCGGGGCCGCCCTTTTAACCAACGACATCCGCCATAGGGAGGACGACAATGCTTAGATTTGACGCACGTGATCTGCGCAACGCCTGCGGCAGCTTTGCCACCGGCGTCACGGTGATCACCACCCGCACGGATGACGGCGACCATGGCATGACCGCCAATGCCTTCATGTCGGTCTCGCTCGACCCGCCGCTGATCTCCATCTCGCTCGACCACAAGAGCAAGATGCGGGAGCGGATCCGCGCCTCGGGCCGCTACGCGGTCAGCATCCTTGGTGACGACATGGAGCATGTCGCCTGGCATTTCGCGGGGCGTCACAACGAGGCCCTGTCCACCATCCTCGAAGACCGCCACGATCTTCCAGTGGTGCCGGGCGCGGCGGCGGTGTTTCTTACCGAGGTGGAACAGGAGGTCGATGCCGGCGACCATACGCTCTTTATCGGACGCGTCACCCATCTCGAACGCCGGGCCGAAACCGGCCCGCTGCTCTTCTGCGGCGGCAAATTTGCGCGGCTGGCCGCGGCGATATAGACACGATGTCACAAAGGCAAGCGTTCGGAGGTCGATGGGGGTCGTGCATGGGAGGCGCCGCCTTAACCTGGGACCGGACGCACTTCTCTCCGCAGACCGTTTTTCACGCACTGATTGACGGGGCGATGTGTTGCCACGTTGCAATAGCCTGGGAGCGAAGTTTTCGGTGATCGGCAGCGGCCAGATGTCCGCGGTGAAGAAGGACGAGATTGGCGATCTGGCCATGAACTGAGACGAAACGCTGGCATTGCCGGGCCGACTTAAACCGCATCATACGCCACTCCCGTCGTCGCACGGGGAGATGTGAATTCTCTGCCCGGCTCTGTTGCAAAGATTGGCGGCAGTCAGAGGTAGGCTGTCGCTCTGCGCCGATCAGGCGGCTGCTGCGAAATGGTGGTTGAGCATGCCCATGGCCTCCGTCAGCGCCGAGGGCCCAATGCCAAAAGCTCTCTCCACAAGGCGCACCTCGCCCCTGATGCCGGGCTGCAGGCACCAGGGGCGAGCCTGTCCTTTGCGCAGGGCTCGCATGACTTCGAATCCCTTGATCGTGGCATAGG from Sphingobium yanoikuyae includes:
- a CDS encoding 4-hydroxyphenylacetate 3-hydroxylase N-terminal domain-containing protein produces the protein MKDQTTATQAPYTGAEFLDSIRDGREIYIHGERVKDVTSHPAFRNSARMVARWYDRLNAEKATIGRPTDTGSGGWTHPFFKGTKTAEELVAGRDAIAATQRVANGWMGRSPDYKAAFLGTLGANASFYGEYAGNAKTWYDRTQERLDYWNHAIVNPPIDRHLPVEETGDVYMQVEKETDAGLIVSGAKVVATGSALTHYNFIAHYGIPIKEKKFALTFTAPMDSAGVKLISRASYELNAAVMGTPFDYPLSSRMDENDAILVFDKVLVPWENIFIYGDIEKINAFFPASGFVPRFTLHGTTRLAVKLDFISALFSMALEATGSGAFRGPQTAVGEVLGWRNLFWGLSDAMVKSPVPWQGTDGYVLPNMNYGLAYRIFAPMAYSRIKELIERHVASGLIYLPSSSLDFASDAVRPYLDRFVRGSNGMAAVDRVKLLKLLWDAMGSEFGGRHELYEANYAGNYENIRIETMLTAQATGEMATLQQMVHNYMAEYDLTGWTAPDLINPWDVNRLKAGFQG
- a CDS encoding FAD synthetase family protein, yielding MGLDFSGVPAQVVTDRQVMLPASVAALGAFDGVHRGHQALIRAAVDSAREQGRPAVVWTFDPPPKVHFGRAAQLLPLAEKLARIAALGPDFIVVAQFNDCYARRSADDFLADLGRIGPVQIHVGADFRFGARQAGDVALLARHFSVVEAPVTCCTAGETISSSRIRGLQASGRAAEAVPLLAAPLPLHAIGAALLTNDIRHREDDNA
- a CDS encoding flavin reductase family protein yields the protein MLRFDARDLRNACGSFATGVTVITTRTDDGDHGMTANAFMSVSLDPPLISISLDHKSKMRERIRASGRYAVSILGDDMEHVAWHFAGRHNEALSTILEDRHDLPVVPGAAAVFLTEVEQEVDAGDHTLFIGRVTHLERRAETGPLLFCGGKFARLAAAI